A single region of the Erythrobacter sp. genome encodes:
- the virB11 gene encoding P-type DNA transfer ATPase VirB11 — MSAEIHPLGHSTPAGTGSEPVDGEVPRDSLADLSERSVYLDAYLAPFRRWLQKDTVTEIMVNRPGELWIEDAANPGMQRIETPEIDDRLVQRLAEQVARVSHQGINREHPLLGATLPDGARIQFCGPPASRRHWVMAIRRHRRLDLPLDAYDTGPLTGADAPAMPDAQGEPIAFLREAIRQRRTILVSGGTSTGKTTFLNAMLGEIPRHERVVLVEDTPELKFPGENSVGLVAVKGELGEAKVTANELLQAALRLRPDRIVLGELRGAESVSFLRAINTGHPGSFSTIHANSLKGALEQLSLMVMQTGIGLSRTDTIAYAASVIDVLVQLGRDANGKRGIVEIAESRTLV, encoded by the coding sequence ATGAGCGCGGAGATCCATCCCCTCGGGCATTCCACGCCGGCAGGAACGGGCAGCGAGCCGGTCGACGGGGAAGTGCCACGCGACAGCCTCGCCGACCTGTCCGAACGCAGTGTCTATCTCGACGCCTATCTCGCCCCGTTCCGTCGCTGGCTGCAGAAGGACACGGTGACCGAGATCATGGTCAACCGGCCCGGCGAGCTCTGGATCGAGGACGCGGCGAACCCCGGAATGCAGCGGATCGAGACGCCCGAGATCGACGACCGGCTGGTCCAGCGGCTCGCCGAACAGGTCGCGCGCGTTTCGCACCAGGGGATCAACCGCGAGCATCCGCTATTGGGCGCGACCCTGCCTGACGGGGCGCGCATCCAGTTCTGCGGGCCTCCGGCAAGCCGCCGGCACTGGGTCATGGCGATCCGCCGCCACCGGCGATTGGACCTGCCGCTCGACGCCTATGACACCGGCCCGCTCACCGGCGCGGATGCGCCCGCCATGCCCGATGCGCAAGGCGAGCCGATCGCCTTCCTGCGCGAGGCGATCCGGCAGCGCCGCACCATCCTCGTCTCGGGCGGGACCAGCACGGGCAAGACGACTTTCCTCAACGCCATGCTCGGCGAAATCCCGCGCCACGAACGCGTCGTGCTGGTCGAGGACACGCCCGAACTCAAGTTTCCGGGCGAGAATTCGGTCGGCCTCGTCGCGGTCAAGGGCGAGCTGGGCGAGGCCAAGGTGACCGCCAATGAACTGCTCCAGGCCGCGCTGCGCCTGCGGCCCGACCGGATCGTGCTGGGCGAGCTTCGCGGCGCGGAGAGCGTCTCCTTCCTGCGCGCGATCAACACCGGCCATCCGGGCAGTTTCTCGACCATCCACGCGAACAGCCTCAAGGGCGCGCTGGAACAGCTTTCGCTGATGGTGATGCAGACCGGCATCGGCCTGTCGCGCACCGACACCATCGCCTATGCGGCGAGCGTGATCGACGTGCTGGTGCAACTGGGCCGCGATGCGAACGGCAAGCGCGGCATCGTTGAGATCGCGGAGAGCCGCACGCTGGTTTGA
- a CDS encoding RNA degradosome polyphosphate kinase: protein MSSTEIASTKNPASPPSPQPGGAGEEAPYFNRELSWLSFNERVLAEAANEAYPLLERLRFLSISGSNLDEFMMIRVAGLVGQAQRGIDKVAIDGRTPTQQLAAIREQLAILSDRQQDIWRELRVLLADAGIHVADEHRVDPSAHEWLEQYFLEEILPIITPQALDPAHPFPFVHNEGIGLLFTLTRDADGEQIIEMILIPSALPRFVRVPGQVEGAGGVPGEAIYISIASLVQRYASKLFPGFTIQGDGLFRVLRDSDIEIEEEAEDLVRTFRSAIQRRRRGQVIQLELEEDFDPEAEAVLLDQLGVHEAAVIKTDGMIGIDGLSEIVGEDRPDLKFDAYSPRYPERIREHDGDAFSAIREKDIVIHHPYESFEVVVDFIRQAAADPDVVAIKQTLYRAGSQSAVINALIEAAENGKSVTAVVELKARFDEEQNLKWATKLERAGVQVIYGFTDWKTHAKTAMVVRREEEGFRTYCHFGTGNYHPVTAKIYTDLSFFTADPKLGRDAAKMFNFVTGYVEPHSLEKIHIAPIDLREEIYRRIDAEIANAAKGKPAAIWMKCNQITDQGMIDRLYAASEAGVNVELVIRGICCLRPGLPGLSENIRVKSIIGRFLEHSRIYAFANGHAMPSPKAAVFISSADLMERNLDRRVESLIPVENRTVHDQVLQQVLLANMLDTEQSWWLNADGTYSRVEADAGSKPFNCHRYFMTNPSLSGRGGSLEAGGVPKLSLRKGRAG, encoded by the coding sequence ATGAGCAGCACCGAGATCGCCTCGACCAAGAACCCCGCCTCCCCGCCTTCGCCGCAGCCCGGCGGGGCGGGCGAGGAAGCGCCCTATTTCAACCGCGAATTGTCCTGGCTCTCCTTCAACGAGCGCGTGCTGGCCGAGGCCGCGAACGAGGCTTACCCGCTGCTCGAACGCCTGCGATTCCTGAGCATTTCGGGGAGCAATCTCGACGAATTCATGATGATCCGCGTCGCGGGCCTCGTCGGGCAGGCGCAGCGCGGGATCGACAAGGTCGCGATCGACGGGCGCACGCCGACCCAGCAGCTCGCCGCGATCCGCGAACAGCTCGCGATCCTGTCCGACCGCCAGCAGGACATCTGGCGCGAGCTGCGCGTATTGCTGGCCGATGCCGGCATCCACGTCGCCGACGAACACCGCGTCGACCCCAGCGCGCACGAATGGCTCGAGCAGTATTTCCTCGAGGAAATCCTGCCCATCATCACGCCGCAGGCGCTCGATCCGGCGCACCCTTTCCCCTTCGTCCACAATGAAGGGATCGGCCTCCTCTTCACCCTGACGCGCGATGCCGACGGGGAACAGATCATCGAGATGATCCTCATCCCCAGCGCCCTGCCGCGCTTCGTGCGGGTGCCGGGGCAGGTCGAAGGCGCGGGCGGGGTGCCGGGCGAGGCGATCTACATCTCCATCGCGAGCCTCGTGCAGCGCTATGCCTCGAAGCTCTTTCCCGGCTTCACCATCCAAGGCGACGGTCTGTTCCGCGTGCTGCGCGACAGCGACATCGAGATCGAGGAAGAAGCCGAGGACCTCGTGCGCACCTTCCGCAGCGCGATCCAGCGGCGCAGGCGCGGGCAGGTGATCCAGCTCGAACTCGAAGAGGATTTCGACCCCGAGGCCGAAGCCGTCCTGCTCGACCAGCTGGGCGTGCACGAAGCCGCCGTCATCAAGACCGACGGCATGATCGGGATCGACGGGCTGTCCGAGATCGTCGGCGAGGACCGCCCGGACCTGAAATTCGACGCCTATTCCCCGCGCTATCCCGAACGCATCCGCGAACACGACGGCGACGCCTTCTCCGCGATCCGCGAAAAGGACATCGTCATCCACCACCCCTATGAAAGCTTCGAGGTGGTGGTCGATTTCATCCGCCAGGCCGCCGCCGACCCCGATGTGGTGGCGATCAAGCAGACGCTCTATCGCGCGGGCAGCCAGTCGGCGGTCATCAACGCGCTGATCGAGGCGGCGGAGAACGGCAAGTCGGTCACCGCGGTCGTGGAGCTGAAAGCGCGCTTCGACGAGGAACAGAACCTCAAGTGGGCGACCAAGCTCGAACGCGCCGGCGTGCAGGTGATCTACGGCTTCACCGACTGGAAGACCCACGCCAAGACCGCGATGGTGGTCCGCCGCGAGGAGGAGGGCTTTCGCACCTACTGCCACTTCGGCACGGGCAATTACCACCCGGTCACGGCCAAGATCTACACCGACCTGTCCTTCTTCACCGCCGACCCGAAACTGGGGCGCGATGCGGCCAAGATGTTCAATTTCGTCACCGGCTATGTCGAACCGCACAGCCTGGAAAAGATCCACATCGCGCCGATCGACCTGCGCGAGGAAATCTACCGAAGGATCGATGCCGAGATCGCCAATGCCGCCAAGGGCAAGCCCGCCGCGATCTGGATGAAGTGCAACCAGATCACCGACCAGGGCATGATCGACCGGCTCTATGCCGCGAGCGAGGCGGGGGTGAACGTCGAACTCGTCATCCGCGGCATCTGCTGCCTGCGCCCGGGCCTGCCCGGCCTGTCCGAGAACATCCGGGTGAAGTCGATCATCGGCCGCTTCCTGGAACATTCGCGCATCTACGCCTTCGCCAACGGCCATGCCATGCCGAGTCCGAAGGCCGCGGTGTTCATCTCGTCGGCCGACCTCATGGAGCGCAATCTCGACCGGCGGGTGGAATCGCTCATCCCGGTCGAGAACCGCACGGTGCACGACCAGGTGCTGCAGCAGGTGCTGCTCGCCAATATGCTCGACACCGAACAGAGCTGGTGGCTCAACGCGGACGGGACATACAGTCGCGTCGAAGCGGATGCGGGCAGCAAGCCGTTCAATTGTCACCGCTATTTCATGACCAACCCCTCGCTGTCGGGCCGTGGCGGCTCGCTCGAGGCGGGCGGGGTGCCCAAACTTTCGCTGCGCAAGGGGCGCGCAGGCTAG